A DNA window from Pseudodesulfovibrio thermohalotolerans contains the following coding sequences:
- a CDS encoding FecCD family ABC transporter permease: MHFSDGQVPAEYRHYIGVKLTLICLAGGLLALGLVVSVSMGAAHIPIADVGRTLMGWAVSKRYDVIIWNIRLPQALSAIVAGAGLSVAGAVMQSILRNPLGSPFTLGISHAAAFGAAFSVMILGGGIMASTNADAVNITNPYLTTAVAFLFSLAAAGVIVAVSRLRGSTPEVMILTGVALGALFTAGTMFLQFFADDVQLAAMVFWTFGDTARASWSELGVMTAVTVVTSLYFLANGWNYNAIDAGDETAKGLGVRVDRVRLIGMMLASMLTAVIIAFLGIIGFVGLVVPHMVRRIIGSDHRFLLPGSILAGGLLLLASDTAARLILAPHMLPVSVLTAFLGAPVFIFLIIRGQRR, translated from the coding sequence ATGCACTTCTCCGACGGACAGGTCCCTGCCGAGTACCGGCACTACATCGGCGTCAAGCTGACCCTGATCTGCCTGGCGGGCGGGTTGCTCGCCCTCGGCCTGGTGGTGTCCGTCTCCATGGGCGCGGCGCACATCCCCATTGCGGACGTTGGCCGGACCCTCATGGGTTGGGCCGTCTCCAAACGGTACGACGTCATCATCTGGAACATCCGCCTGCCCCAGGCCCTGTCCGCCATCGTGGCGGGCGCGGGCCTGTCCGTGGCGGGTGCGGTCATGCAGTCCATCCTGCGCAACCCGCTCGGCTCGCCCTTCACCCTGGGCATCTCCCACGCGGCCGCATTCGGCGCGGCCTTCTCTGTTATGATCTTGGGCGGCGGAATCATGGCCTCCACCAATGCGGACGCCGTGAACATCACCAATCCGTACCTGACCACGGCCGTGGCCTTCCTCTTCAGCCTGGCCGCCGCGGGCGTCATCGTGGCCGTGTCGAGGCTGCGCGGGTCCACGCCCGAAGTCATGATCCTGACCGGCGTGGCCCTGGGCGCGCTGTTCACCGCCGGGACCATGTTCCTGCAATTCTTCGCCGACGACGTGCAGTTGGCGGCCATGGTCTTCTGGACCTTCGGCGACACGGCCCGGGCATCCTGGTCCGAACTGGGCGTCATGACCGCCGTCACCGTGGTCACATCCCTCTACTTCCTGGCCAACGGCTGGAACTACAACGCCATCGACGCGGGCGACGAGACCGCCAAGGGACTCGGCGTGCGCGTGGACCGCGTCCGGCTGATCGGCATGATGCTCGCCTCCATGCTCACGGCGGTCATCATCGCTTTCCTCGGCATCATCGGCTTCGTCGGTCTCGTGGTTCCGCACATGGTCCGGCGGATCATCGGCTCGGACCACCGCTTCCTGTTGCCGGGCTCCATCCTGGCTGGCGGGCTGCTCCTGCTCGCGTCGGACACTGCCGCCCGGCTGATCCTCGCCCCGCACATGCTGCCGGTCTCGGTCCTGACCGCCTTCCTGGGAGCGCCTGTCTTCATTTTCCTCATAATAAGGGGGCAACGGCGATGA
- a CDS encoding NADH-quinone oxidoreductase subunit C: MQGKVIDVTVDSLVGEVMHMKNDGQRLVTYSTYQEGDKIGILYHFDKNLEITHLRLLADMDKPIPSVSGVYFAALLVENEIRDQWDVKFDGLVLDFNRTLYLDPEVTQVPLVSNVKIEPKK; encoded by the coding sequence ATGCAAGGTAAAGTTATAGATGTGACCGTCGACAGCCTTGTCGGCGAGGTCATGCATATGAAGAACGACGGGCAGAGGCTTGTCACGTACTCCACCTACCAGGAAGGAGACAAGATCGGCATCCTCTACCACTTCGACAAGAACCTGGAGATCACCCACCTGCGGCTGCTGGCCGACATGGACAAGCCCATTCCGAGCGTGTCCGGCGTCTATTTCGCCGCTCTTCTGGTGGAAAACGAAATCCGCGACCAGTGGGACGTCAAGTTCGACGGCCTGGTTCTCGACTTCAACCGCACGCTCTATCTCGACCCCGAGGTCACCCAGGTTCCCCTGGTGTCCAACGTCAAGATCGAGCCCAAAAAATAG
- a CDS encoding 4Fe-4S binding protein, which translates to MLFTPNVIKNLLKKPVTRKYPFEVRAPFSNYRGELVIDINKCIFCGLCSRKCPSQCITVDKSSGTWQCDPHACVYCGLCRDNCPTKCLSMKDTHRKPVAEKVTWIEHGNPPKPKKRTVEAKPEPEVKPEPAPEAKPEAEVEAKPEVKVEAKTEAPVETKVEVKSEVEAKAKPKTKKSGKKGKKGGK; encoded by the coding sequence ATGCTGTTTACACCGAACGTCATCAAGAACCTGCTGAAAAAGCCCGTCACCCGGAAGTATCCCTTCGAGGTGCGCGCGCCGTTCTCCAATTACCGGGGCGAGCTGGTCATCGACATCAACAAGTGCATCTTCTGCGGCCTGTGTTCCCGCAAGTGCCCCAGCCAGTGCATTACCGTGGACAAGTCGTCCGGCACCTGGCAGTGCGACCCGCACGCCTGCGTCTACTGCGGTCTGTGCAGGGACAACTGCCCGACCAAGTGCCTGTCCATGAAGGATACGCACCGCAAGCCGGTTGCCGAGAAGGTCACCTGGATTGAGCACGGCAATCCGCCCAAGCCCAAAAAGAGAACCGTCGAAGCCAAGCCCGAGCCCGAAGTCAAGCCCGAGCCCGCGCCTGAAGCCAAGCCTGAGGCCGAGGTTGAAGCCAAGCCCGAAGTCAAGGTTGAAGCCAAGACTGAAGCCCCGGTTGAAACAAAGGTTGAGGTCAAGTCTGAGGTCGAGGCCAAAGCCAAGCCCAAAACCAAGAAGTCTGGCAAGAAAGGCAAAAAGGGCGGCAAATAG
- a CDS encoding respiratory chain complex I subunit 1 family protein, translating to METLILVIIGLVGAPLAGGLLAGLDRRVTAWFQSRQGPPIMQAFYDVAKLFGKEKMVVNQWQILCAWVYLVAAAASVALFFAQGDLLLVIFVQAIGAVFLVMGALSTKSPYAQVGAQRELIQVLAYEPILVLVFVGFYMVTGSFSIEAIWAQETPLLAKMPLLYLALGYALTIKLRKSPFDFSTSHHGHQELVKGVLTEYSGPYLGLIEIAHWYETILVLGLCALFWHTNVAWMALLLAATYMLEILVDNTMARMTWRWMIKRVWLLGMGMSVVNLIWLYAG from the coding sequence ATGGAAACTCTCATTCTCGTCATCATCGGACTTGTTGGCGCTCCGTTGGCAGGCGGCCTGCTCGCCGGCCTGGACCGCCGCGTAACCGCCTGGTTCCAGTCGCGGCAGGGGCCTCCGATCATGCAGGCCTTCTATGATGTGGCCAAGCTCTTCGGAAAGGAAAAGATGGTCGTCAACCAGTGGCAGATTCTCTGCGCCTGGGTGTACCTCGTCGCCGCGGCCGCTTCCGTGGCCCTGTTCTTCGCTCAGGGCGACCTGCTGCTCGTCATCTTCGTGCAGGCCATCGGCGCGGTCTTCCTGGTCATGGGCGCCTTGTCCACCAAGTCTCCGTACGCTCAGGTGGGCGCGCAGCGCGAATTGATCCAGGTCCTGGCCTACGAGCCGATACTGGTCCTGGTCTTCGTGGGCTTCTACATGGTCACCGGCAGTTTCTCCATCGAGGCCATCTGGGCCCAGGAGACGCCGCTTCTGGCCAAGATGCCGCTGCTCTACCTGGCCCTGGGCTACGCCCTGACCATCAAACTGCGGAAGTCCCCGTTCGACTTCTCGACCTCCCATCACGGCCATCAGGAACTGGTCAAGGGAGTGCTCACGGAGTACTCCGGCCCCTACCTCGGCCTGATCGAAATAGCCCACTGGTACGAGACCATCCTGGTGCTCGGCCTGTGCGCGCTCTTCTGGCATACCAACGTGGCCTGGATGGCGCTTCTGCTCGCGGCCACCTATATGCTCGAAATCCTGGTGGACAACACCATGGCCCGGATGACCTGGCGCTGGATGATAAAGCGCGTCTGGCTGCTCGGCATGGGCATGTCCGTCGTTAACCTCATCTGGCTGTACGCGGGGTAA
- a CDS encoding hydrogenase large subunit — translation MATTVIPFGPQHPVLPEPVHLTLKVEDEIVKEAIPALGYVHRGLEKLADIRDYHQMINVCERVCGICSMIHAVCYSQSIEELMGVEVPDRAKMLRIIWSELHRCHSHLLWLGLFADAFGFEALFMQFWRVRERIMDINEATTGSRVIVSVNVIGGVRADLSPEQIRWILSEIEIVEKEVRAMQDTIMNDYTVKSRTVGIGVMTKEQAWELGAAGPTLRGSGVAQDMRMTGYGAYGELDFEPVVETAGDCWARSTVRFREVLQSIDLVRQAIAKLPEGELATKVKGNPPEGEIFTRVEQPRGECVYYIRGNGTKHLDRLRIRTPTFANIPPLLGMLPGCELADVPVIVLSIDPCISCTER, via the coding sequence ATGGCAACCACCGTTATACCCTTCGGCCCGCAGCACCCCGTCCTGCCCGAGCCGGTCCACTTGACCCTCAAGGTCGAGGACGAGATCGTCAAAGAGGCCATCCCGGCGCTGGGCTATGTCCATCGCGGCCTGGAGAAACTGGCCGATATCCGCGACTATCACCAGATGATTAACGTCTGTGAGCGCGTCTGCGGCATCTGCTCCATGATCCACGCCGTCTGCTACTCGCAGAGCATCGAGGAACTCATGGGCGTCGAGGTTCCGGACCGCGCCAAGATGCTGCGCATCATCTGGTCCGAGCTTCATCGCTGCCACTCCCACCTGCTCTGGCTGGGCCTGTTCGCCGACGCATTCGGCTTCGAAGCCCTGTTCATGCAGTTCTGGCGTGTTCGCGAACGCATCATGGACATCAACGAGGCGACCACCGGCAGCCGCGTCATCGTTTCGGTCAACGTCATCGGCGGCGTCCGCGCCGACCTCAGCCCGGAGCAGATTCGCTGGATTCTGTCCGAGATCGAGATCGTCGAGAAGGAAGTCCGGGCGATGCAGGACACCATCATGAACGACTACACGGTCAAGTCCCGTACCGTGGGCATCGGCGTGATGACCAAGGAACAGGCCTGGGAACTCGGCGCGGCAGGCCCGACCCTGCGCGGCTCCGGCGTGGCCCAGGATATGCGCATGACCGGCTATGGCGCATACGGCGAACTGGACTTCGAGCCAGTGGTCGAAACCGCCGGAGACTGCTGGGCACGTTCCACCGTCCGTTTCCGCGAAGTGCTCCAGTCCATCGACCTGGTCCGCCAGGCCATCGCCAAGCTCCCCGAGGGCGAGCTTGCCACCAAGGTCAAGGGCAATCCGCCCGAGGGCGAGATATTCACCCGGGTCGAGCAGCCGCGCGGTGAGTGCGTCTACTACATTCGGGGCAACGGCACCAAGCACTTGGACCGGCTGCGTATCCGCACCCCCACGTTCGCCAACATTCCGCCGCTTCTGGGCATGTTGCCGGGCTGCGAGCTGGCCGACGTGCCGGTTATCGTGCTGTCCATTGACCCGTGCATCAGCTGCACCGAACGCTAG
- a CDS encoding FmdE family protein, producing MSCAFPKEQIDETVRFHGHHCPGLTIGIRAVELVQRELGELDTLELVTVAETDMCGVDAIQFLTDCTLGKGNFIHRDYGKRAFTFYDRKSGKGFRALLNETGPAKPNECWQEAIDHFMTLPLDDMFTITRLDCPAPRPAQVLESLHCAQCGELVMESRTRRYGGKTYCIPCFGEIDQKL from the coding sequence ATGTCCTGCGCCTTCCCCAAAGAGCAAATCGACGAGACCGTCCGGTTCCACGGACACCACTGCCCCGGCCTGACCATCGGCATCCGCGCCGTGGAACTCGTCCAGCGCGAACTCGGCGAACTCGACACCCTCGAACTGGTCACCGTGGCCGAAACCGATATGTGCGGAGTAGACGCCATCCAGTTCCTGACCGACTGCACTCTCGGCAAAGGCAACTTCATCCACAGGGACTACGGCAAACGCGCCTTCACCTTCTACGACCGCAAATCCGGCAAGGGGTTTCGCGCCCTGCTCAATGAGACCGGCCCCGCCAAGCCCAACGAATGCTGGCAAGAGGCCATCGACCACTTCATGACCCTCCCCCTCGACGACATGTTCACCATCACCCGGCTCGACTGTCCCGCCCCCAGGCCCGCGCAGGTCCTCGAAAGCCTTCACTGCGCCCAATGCGGCGAACTGGTCATGGAATCCCGCACCCGCCGCTACGGCGGTAAGACCTACTGCATCCCCTGCTTTGGGGAAATCGACCAGAAGTTGTAA
- a CDS encoding NADH-quinone oxidoreductase subunit B family protein, whose translation MFGSFIKKSRAKSPWIMHFDCGSCNGCDIEVLACLTPLYDVERFGVVNVGNPKHADVLLVTGTVNHRNKKVLKNIYDQMPEPKAVIAIGACGNTGGVFREAYNVVGGVDKVIPVDVYVPGCPAKPEAIIDGVVAGLAKFAQKVEEAK comes from the coding sequence ATGTTCGGATCATTCATAAAGAAATCTCGCGCCAAGTCACCGTGGATCATGCACTTCGACTGCGGTAGCTGCAACGGCTGCGATATCGAGGTACTGGCCTGCCTGACTCCGCTCTACGACGTGGAACGGTTCGGCGTCGTCAACGTGGGCAACCCCAAGCACGCCGACGTGCTTCTGGTTACCGGAACGGTCAACCACCGGAACAAGAAGGTGCTCAAGAACATCTACGACCAGATGCCCGAGCCCAAGGCCGTCATCGCCATCGGCGCGTGCGGCAACACCGGCGGCGTATTCCGCGAGGCCTACAATGTCGTGGGCGGCGTGGATAAGGTCATCCCCGTGGACGTCTACGTTCCCGGCTGTCCGGCCAAGCCCGAGGCCATCATCGACGGCGTCGTGGCGGGACTCGCCAAGTTCGCCCAGAAAGTCGAAGAAGCCAAGTAG
- a CDS encoding ABC transporter ATP-binding protein has product MILSVTDLDFAYNGHKVLHDVNFNIEGGELMAILGPNGVGKTTLLKCINAIHSPCAGKVLVEDRDVLRMRPSEIALGIGYVAQRNETARLTVFDAVLMGRKPHIVWRVGENDLKIVDSALKRLHMAHLALRHIDQLSGGELQKVAIARALVQEPRLMLLDEPTSSLDLKSQVDILTMLRRVVDEHRIGAVMTMHDLNTALRYADKVLFLKDGRIHSTGPACEVTSEVVEQVYGLPVHIHTVQGHPLVIPAV; this is encoded by the coding sequence ATGATCCTCTCCGTCACCGACCTCGACTTCGCCTACAACGGACACAAGGTCCTCCACGATGTGAATTTCAACATCGAAGGGGGCGAACTCATGGCCATTCTCGGCCCCAACGGCGTGGGCAAGACCACCCTCCTCAAATGCATCAACGCCATCCATTCCCCCTGCGCCGGCAAGGTCCTGGTCGAAGACCGCGACGTGCTCCGTATGCGGCCGAGTGAAATAGCCCTCGGCATCGGCTACGTGGCGCAACGCAACGAGACCGCTCGCCTGACCGTGTTCGACGCCGTGCTCATGGGCCGAAAGCCCCACATCGTCTGGCGCGTCGGCGAGAACGACCTCAAGATCGTGGATTCCGCCCTGAAAAGGCTGCACATGGCCCATCTGGCCCTGCGTCACATCGACCAACTTTCCGGCGGCGAGCTGCAAAAGGTCGCCATCGCCCGCGCACTGGTCCAGGAACCGCGTCTCATGCTCCTGGACGAACCCACCTCCAGCCTGGACCTCAAGAGCCAGGTGGACATCCTGACCATGCTCCGGCGGGTGGTGGACGAGCACCGAATCGGAGCCGTCATGACCATGCACGACCTGAACACGGCCCTGCGCTACGCAGACAAGGTCCTGTTCCTCAAGGACGGGCGCATCCACTCCACCGGCCCGGCCTGCGAAGTCACCTCCGAGGTGGTCGAGCAAGTCTACGGGTTGCCCGTCCACATCCACACCGTTCAGGGACACCCGCTGGTAATCCCTGCCGTATAG